CCTTACTGAAAATATAACCAACCCTAAATATTACTTTACCACAATaccatacagtgaaataatgtctAGAAATGATTTGACATTTATTCTTCTTCCGAGCTCCCAATCGATAGGTTCACCTCCTGCCTCCAAAGAATTTGGAAAACAAGGAAAGATCATCGTGCATTTCCGAAAAGGAGTGTGTGCCACctggggggggaaaaaaatctgtTTCAATATACTGCTAAGTCCGTTGCACAACGTTCTGTTGGAGGTTGATAAGGCATTTTACGTATCATCACAAGATACAGTTTCCCCCCATATTGAGTGATAAATACATGGCTGCCAACCTTGACCATGTACGGTTCTCAGTGTCAAGGTATTTTCACATACAATTGTGTCAAATCATAGGTCTATGTAATTGACTATGATCTGCCATTtctgcatctgctaaatgacatattaTGATATGATACAGTAAACGGGGCATCAGTTTGGGGACTAGAAACATAAACCCTACTGGAGGACACTGACCTGGTGGTAAGAGCGGTCCGGCTTGATCCTGTACCCCCTCGCACCCCCCTATATAAGTCACTGTGGTTTCCTCGTTCCCCTGGCCATCTTGGACTGTGCGCCTCTCCtcaacactctaaacaaaacaCATACAAACAGAACATCCAAGACTGTCATAGAAACTCTATAAGGGTTCTATAACTCTGCATGGTTCTGAACAGTGGATTGAACatggtgtgcatcccaaatggcaccctattccctatgtagtgcattacttttgaccagggcctatagggatgCAGAAATGGAGTGCCTCCATGTTGACCATCTTAGAAAAAACAGGGAGCACTTTACTGTAGACCAAGATTCAAAAATAAGTATGCATATTTCTATTGTCTACCATTGCAAGGTGAACTGTATCTCTTACCCCATCAGGCTTCACCACTTTGGTGACAGTGACCGACTGGAAGTAAGAGCGCATCTTTGGCTGAGTGGAAGACCAAGCAGGTGGCGCTAGAATCTGATCAAGCCCTCCAAAGGAGACTTGGGAGTCCAGATCTGAGGAGATGGTGTTTGGGAAATTGAAATTATGGAAatccaacaaaaaaaacaagacaGGTAACTGTGGAGAAGGCTGCAGAAGTCAGATATTTTCATCATCTACCTTTGTTACAGCGTCTTTATCAAACTACAGTATTAAAAAGTTTGCCATTTGCTAATATGATGAGTATTATACCAGAACCCAACCCTAAagcactttcaaggagcaggacactaatccggacgcttataagaaatcccgctatgccctcagacgaaccatcatacaggcaaagcgtcaatacagaactaagattgAATCCCACCACACCAGGCTCTGACActggtcggatgtggcagggcttgcaaactattacgggcTACAAAGgtaaacccagccgcgagcttcccagtgacgcgagcctaccagacaggcTAAacgccttttatgctcgcttcgatgaaagcaacactgaagcatgcatgagagcaccagctgatccggagatgacgcaatctcaatcccactccacactgcccttttcccacctggacaaaaggaacatctatgtgagaatgctgttcattgaatacagctcagtgttccaacaccatagtgcccacaaagcccatcacttagctaaggaccctgggactaaacacctccctctgcaactggatcctggacttcgacAGGCCGCCatccaggtggtaaggataggcaacaacacatctgccatgctgatcctcaacatgggggcccctcaggggtgcgtgcttagtcccctcctgtactccctgttcaccaacgtATGCGTGatcaagcatgactccaacaccatcattaagtttgctgacgacaacggTGTTAAGGcccgatcaccgacaacaatgagacagcctttagggaggaggtcagagacctggcaatgtggtggcaactacctctccctcaacgtgagcaagacaaaggagatgatcatggactacaggaaaaggagggctgagcacgcccccattcacatcgatggggctgtagtggagcgggtcgagagtttcaagttccgtggtgtccacatcaccaacgaactatcatggtccaaactaaccaagaaagtcgtgaagagggcacgacaatgccttttccccctcaggagactgaaaagatttggcatgggtcctcagatcctcaaaaagttctacagctgcaccatcgagagcatcctgaccggttgcatcaccgcctggtatggcaactgctcggcatccgaccgtaaggctctatagagggtagtgcatacggcccaggcctccctgtggctcagttggtaatggtgtttgcaacgccagggttgtgggttcgattcccacggggggccagtacaggaaaaaaaaaaaaatatgtatgaattgaaatgtatgcattcactactgtaagtcgctctggataagagcgtctgctaaatgactgaaatgtaatgtaaatgtaacatcactggggtcaagcttcctgctatccaggacctacagttgaagtcggaagtttacatacaccttggccaagtacatttaaactcagtttttcacaattcctgacatttaatcctagtaaaaattccctgtcttaggtcagttaggatcaccactttattttaagaatgtgaaatgttagaataatagagagaatgatttatttcagcttttatttctttcatcacattcccagtgggtcagaaaatgACATACatgcaattagtatttggtagcattgcctttaaattgtttaacttgggtcaaacgtttccggTAGcctttccacaaacttcccacaataagttaggaggaataggccaaaattcacccgacagagctggtgtaaccgagtcagaatgtaggcctccttgcccgcacacgctttttcagttctgcccacaaattttctatgggattgaggtaagggctttgtaATTGCCATCTCAAATACATtcaatttgttgtccttaggccattttgccacaactttggaagtatgcttggggtcattgtccatttgcgaccaagctttaactcctgactgatgtcttgagatgttgcttcaatatatccacatcattttccctcctcatgatgccacctattttgtgaagtgcaccagtccctcctgcagcaaagcacccccacaacatgatgctgccacccccgtgcttcacagttgggatggtgttctttggcttgccagcctccccctttttcctccaaacataacgatggtcattatggccaaacagttctatttttgttttatcagaccagaggacacttctccaaaaagtacgatctttgtccccatgtgcagttgcaaaccgtagtctggcttttttatggcggttttggagcagtggcttcttccttgctgagcggcctttcaggttatgtcgttataggattcgttttactgtggatatagatacttttgtacccgtttcctccagcatcttcacaaggtcctttgctgttgttctgggattgattcgcacttttcgcacaaaagtatgttcatctctatgagacagaacgtgtctccttcctgagcggtatgacggctgcgtggtcccatggtgtttatacttgtgtactattgtttgtacagatgaacgtggtaccttcagacgtttggaaattgctcccaaggatgaaacagacttgtggaggtctacattttttttttaggtcttggctgattttttattttttttccccatgatgtcaagaaaacaggcactgagtttgaaggtaggccttgaaatacatccacaggtacacctccaattgactcaaatgatgtcaattagcctatcagaagcttctaaagcatgacataattttctggaattttccaagctgtttaaaggcacagtcaacttagtgtatgtaaacttctgacccactggaattgtgatacagtgaataagtgaaataatctgtctgtcaacaattgttggaaaaataacttgtgtcatgcacaaagtagatgtcctaaccgacttgccaaaactatagtttgttaacaagaaatttgtggagtggttgaaaaatgagttttaatgacgccaacctaagtttatgtaaacttctgacttcaaatgtatatactaggtggtgtcagaggaaggtccaaaaaattgtcaaagactccagtcacctaagtcatagactgttctctctgctaccgcacagcaagcggtaccagagcgccaagtctaggtccaaaaggctccttaacagcttctaccctcaagccgtaagactgctgaacaattaatcaaatggacacccggactatttgcattgacacccaCACCTTTTGTTTTTACAGTGCTGCTCCTCGCAGttcatcatctatgcatagtcactttacccctacctacatgtacaaattagcctcgcacattgactcggtatcggtaccccctgtatatagactcattattgttattttactgtgttacttttatttgtatcttttttttactttagtttatttatttattttcttaactctattttcgtaaaactgcattgttggttaagggcttgtaagtaagcatttcacggtaaggtcaacCTGAAGGAATTcgccgcacgtgacaaataaaatttgattttacaGGACCTTGCGTCTAAATCCAAATAACTTGGCCGTTTGACAATAACATACCCATACCTCTGTCTGCTTTCGGCTCCTGCTTTTGACCCCTTTGTAGCCTTCCTCTCCAAATATCATTGAACTGGAGAAAATAAAAGATAATCAAAGGACATGATTAATGAAGAGAATAAACTGTACACAAAAAGTAACCACCCATAGGATGTGTAGCTCATAAAATGATTCTTCAGAATGTACTATAATGTAATTTGAGAATGATGACTGGGATAGATCTCTCCTATACCTTAGAAAAGGGGGTCCAGCGATCAAAGGGTGTGTTCGGGAAACATGGGTCACCAGATGGAGGGTTCTTATCGACCCTGGGGCCTCCTGATGGTCCTGAGGGTAGCCCAGTTGGCCCGCATGGGCAGTCA
This genomic interval from Salmo salar chromosome ssa27, Ssal_v3.1, whole genome shotgun sequence contains the following:
- the hax1 gene encoding HCLS1-associated protein X-1 (The RefSeq protein has 1 substitution, 1 non-frameshifting indel compared to this genomic sequence), whose translation is MSLFDLFRGFFWVPGGGHDRGEGRRDPFFDGMTHDDDDDEEEDGIYFGSQGGGGQQDLFDNQWRFGFSMGPNGVRIQEPEMFGQFFREMEIFSQLGRYDGVPSVDVPLSQDRSEKGGGGSSGNSLRDFMLKGPNDCPCGPTGLPSGPSGGPRVDKNPPSGDPCFPNTPFDRWTPFSKFNDIWRGRLQRGQKQEPKADRDLDSQVSFGGLDQILAPPAWSSTQPKMRSYFQSVTVTKVVKPDGSVEERRTVQDGQGNEETTVTYIGGCEGVQDQAGPLLPPGGTHSFSEMHDDLSLFSKFFGGRR